Proteins found in one Thermoplasmata archaeon genomic segment:
- a CDS encoding metalloregulator ArsR/SmtB family transcription factor — MTMADRVVSSTDGDDKDKVIDFWDRYSKPFSDYTRETLQYNDWVGKKISLLFPDINNLRVADIGTGAGFMAISLAQLGHDVVATDVSEKMLEEARKNADEYGVNIDFRLDDIEHTKLEKEHFDIVILRDVIFNIKHIRGASFEVIGLIRPGGYLFVADGNYFLHCHDEDYLHRHDYYYVRDRKSEYQKMTEMSDSSYRELEDTVKSFEVNTVCRPYADLLLLTRFGLENITITCNDPDEYQRLTEYGWVKVPFRYTLVGQKPYDDSQSGFINGHFIENIFKEKEMVVENLSKVFDALSNPDRVKILSVLIEGPANVGKISKAVKLSEKMTSYHLTLMKDIGIVNSEKNGREVIYSHTDMPAVLTLFKIAFEISSHH, encoded by the coding sequence ATGACAATGGCCGATCGTGTCGTATCTAGCACCGATGGCGATGATAAGGATAAGGTAATAGATTTTTGGGATCGTTATTCGAAACCGTTCAGTGATTACACCCGTGAAACCCTACAATATAATGATTGGGTTGGAAAGAAGATATCTCTTCTTTTCCCAGACATTAACAACCTCAGGGTCGCCGATATCGGTACAGGTGCCGGATTCATGGCGATATCGTTGGCACAATTGGGTCACGATGTTGTTGCCACAGATGTCAGTGAGAAGATGCTCGAGGAAGCAAGAAAGAATGCCGATGAATATGGTGTGAATATCGATTTTAGGCTTGATGACATAGAGCATACCAAATTGGAAAAGGAACACTTCGACATCGTGATACTCAGAGATGTGATCTTCAACATTAAGCACATCAGGGGAGCGTCATTTGAAGTCATAGGGCTGATCCGTCCAGGAGGGTACTTGTTCGTGGCAGATGGGAACTATTTTCTCCATTGTCATGATGAGGATTATCTTCACAGACATGATTATTATTACGTTCGTGACAGGAAGAGCGAGTATCAAAAGATGACAGAAATGTCCGATTCATCTTATAGGGAATTGGAGGATACTGTCAAATCGTTCGAGGTCAATACTGTATGTCGGCCGTATGCAGATCTGCTTCTCTTAACTAGGTTTGGATTGGAGAACATAACCATCACTTGTAATGATCCGGACGAGTATCAGAGGCTGACCGAGTATGGTTGGGTAAAGGTCCCGTTTAGGTATACGCTTGTAGGTCAGAAACCATATGATGATAGTCAATCTGGTTTTATTAACGGTCATTTCATTGAAAACATTTTCAAAGAAAAGGAAATGGTTGTAGAGAATCTCTCCAAGGTGTTCGATGCGTTATCCAACCCTGACAGGGTGAAAATTCTCAGTGTTCTTATCGAGGGTCCGGCAAATGTCGGAAAAATCTCTAAAGCGGTCAAACTTTCCGAGAAGATGACCTCATATCATCTGACTCTGATGAAGGATATTGGCATCGTAAATAGTGAGAAAAATGGGAGGGAAGTCATATACTCCCACACAGACATGCCAGCAGTTCTGACTCTATTTAAAATCGCCTTCGAGATTTCATCGCATCATTGA
- a CDS encoding iron ABC transporter permease has translation MMDYHRTLKRRLVFILLCVAIMVIAAGYAVAYGPLDISFIDTYITIWNHIIGNITDTGMDYIIITVRSPRIVAGIIGGIGLAVCGVVMQSVLRNPLADPYTTGVSSGAGFGATLAITAGFSVVSKTPTIILAFLFSMLPTLAIILMSRHKSSSSPTVMIMFGIGLMYIFNAFTTVMMLWSNPDDLAAVYQWQVGSLAKVTWDDIPYMLALVIPGTLLVQFMAGKLNVLATGDDNAKALGLNPHRTRILLLALTGLISAAVVSFTGIIGFVGLVTPHIVRIFIGADNRYLIPASALFGGMLMVVADLLGRCVIPDATLPVGVVMAFVGGPTFIWLLMRKGNKAW, from the coding sequence ATGATGGATTATCATCGTACCCTTAAAAGACGCTTAGTTTTCATCCTTCTTTGTGTCGCGATCATGGTGATAGCTGCGGGATATGCGGTCGCATACGGTCCTTTGGATATAAGCTTCATAGACACATACATTACGATTTGGAACCACATAATAGGGAATATTACGGATACCGGGATGGATTACATAATCATAACTGTCAGATCTCCAAGAATAGTTGCCGGAATAATCGGAGGCATAGGTCTGGCAGTATGTGGTGTCGTCATGCAGAGCGTTCTTAGGAACCCCTTGGCAGATCCGTATACGACGGGAGTCTCCTCGGGAGCAGGATTCGGAGCGACCTTGGCTATAACCGCTGGTTTTTCAGTTGTCAGCAAGACGCCGACCATTATTCTGGCATTCCTGTTCTCCATGTTGCCGACACTAGCCATCATCCTAATGTCGAGGCACAAATCCTCTTCGTCACCAACGGTTATGATCATGTTCGGTATCGGACTAATGTACATATTCAACGCATTTACCACAGTGATGATGTTGTGGTCTAACCCAGATGACCTTGCAGCAGTCTATCAGTGGCAGGTTGGAAGCCTTGCAAAGGTCACGTGGGATGACATTCCATATATGCTTGCTCTGGTAATACCTGGAACACTTTTGGTCCAATTCATGGCAGGCAAACTCAACGTATTGGCCACAGGGGACGATAATGCAAAGGCATTAGGGCTTAACCCGCATCGCACTAGGATTCTCTTATTGGCACTCACCGGCCTGATATCGGCGGCAGTCGTTAGTTTTACCGGAATTATAGGTTTCGTCGGTCTAGTGACCCCACACATTGTTAGGATATTCATAGGTGCGGACAACAGGTACCTTATCCCCGCATCAGCACTTTTCGGTGGCATGTTGATGGTAGTGGCAGATCTGCTTGGAAGATGCGTGATCCCGGATGCCACGCTCCCTGTAGGGGTGGTCATGGCGTTCGTCGGAGGCCCAACCTTCATATGGCTGCTGATGAGGAAAGGAAACAAGGCATGGTGA
- a CDS encoding ABC transporter ATP-binding protein, with protein sequence MGFKDWKLELKNAFKEDEDIQSELAEIVMKNVSFGYEPENPVITDINLTLNEPGLYCIVGPNGVGKSTLIKCMCKIQDLTEGDVTINGRSIRAMSHKDVSKYIGYVPVSTGDVFSMSVLETILVGCQSKNSDESKMKAVYKSMSLLNINDLASKNFGELSAGQHQKVAIARGIVQKPKILILDEPTANLDVKYQVYVTELLRALAEHEKMMVLMISHDLNMSAKYAHKVIMMSRPGVIYKIGDPEEVLTKENIEAVYGVYCKILHDDEFGVPIVVLGQSMMDEEGNLVGENSKNAMEELENGRERSREINAKVLGRIGQRIQRGREERAREQEHK encoded by the coding sequence ATGGGATTCAAAGATTGGAAACTGGAGCTCAAGAATGCCTTCAAAGAGGATGAGGACATACAGTCCGAACTCGCTGAGATTGTTATGAAGAATGTTTCTTTTGGATACGAGCCAGAGAATCCTGTCATAACAGATATTAATTTGACACTGAATGAGCCTGGGCTGTACTGTATCGTCGGCCCTAACGGGGTGGGGAAATCCACTTTGATCAAGTGCATGTGCAAAATTCAGGATCTTACTGAAGGCGATGTTACGATAAATGGGCGCAGCATTAGGGCTATGAGTCACAAGGACGTCTCCAAGTACATCGGATATGTGCCGGTATCAACAGGTGACGTATTCTCTATGTCTGTTCTCGAGACCATACTGGTCGGGTGCCAAAGCAAGAATTCAGATGAATCAAAGATGAAGGCTGTGTACAAGAGCATGAGCCTACTGAACATCAACGATCTCGCTTCGAAGAATTTCGGCGAATTATCCGCTGGGCAGCACCAGAAGGTTGCCATAGCTAGAGGCATCGTACAGAAGCCTAAGATATTGATCTTGGATGAACCCACGGCGAATCTGGATGTCAAATATCAGGTGTATGTGACGGAATTGTTACGTGCACTGGCAGAGCATGAGAAGATGATGGTGTTGATGATCAGTCACGATCTAAACATGTCCGCGAAGTACGCACATAAGGTCATAATGATGTCTAGGCCCGGAGTCATCTATAAGATAGGAGATCCCGAGGAGGTCTTGACTAAAGAGAACATCGAAGCGGTATACGGAGTGTACTGTAAGATTCTGCATGATGATGAATTCGGTGTACCCATAGTGGTTCTTGGACAATCCATGATGGATGAGGAAGGGAATCTTGTGGGCGAAAACAGTAAAAATGCAATGGAGGAATTGGAAAATGGTAGGGAAAGAAGCAGGGAAATCAACGCTAAAGTTCTGGGGCGAATCGGCCAGAGGATACAAAGAGGGCGTGAAGAAAGAGCTCGAGAGCAAGAACATAAGTGA